A window from Cytobacillus sp. IB215665 encodes these proteins:
- the dxs gene encoding 1-deoxy-D-xylulose-5-phosphate synthase, with amino-acid sequence MDLTTIKDPRFLKNLSSHELEQLTEEIRKFLIEKLSKTGGHIGPNLGVVELTIALHKVFDSPKDKFLWDVGHQSYVHKILTGRANEFDTLRKYQGLCGFPKMNESEHDVWETGHSSTSLSAAMGMVLARDLKKSNDIIIPIIGDGAITGGMALEALNHIGHEKKDILVVLNDNEMSIAPNVGALHNVLGRLRTAGKYHWVKDELEMLLKKIPSVGGKLATTAERVKDSLKYLLVSGVFFEELGFTYLGPVDGHNYEDLFENLHYAKKTEGPVLLHVITKKGKGYYPAESDKVGTWHGTGPYKIETGDLIKPVNTPPSWSGLVSETVRKLARNDDRIVAVTPAMPVGSKLEGFASEFPDRMYDVGIAEQHAATMAAGLATQGMKPFLAIYSTFLQRAYDQVVHDICRQNLNVFLGIDRAGLVGADGETHQGVFDIAFLRHIPNIVLMMPKDENEGQHMVHTAIQYDDGPIALRFPRGNGLGVTLDQKLNAIPIGSWEILKDGSDAVILTFGTTIGMALEAADMLAKENVSVQVVNARFIKPLDEKMLITILKRKIPIVTVEEAVLQGGFGSAILEFAHDQTFYGAHIERMGIPDRFIEHGSVKDLLAEIGLTSEAVADRIRKSIPKIQKRA; translated from the coding sequence ATGGATCTAACGACAATAAAAGATCCTCGTTTTTTAAAAAACTTATCAAGTCACGAACTAGAACAACTAACTGAAGAAATCCGTAAGTTTTTAATTGAAAAGCTCTCGAAGACCGGGGGTCATATTGGACCCAATTTAGGTGTTGTTGAACTGACGATCGCCTTACACAAAGTATTCGACAGCCCTAAGGATAAATTTCTTTGGGATGTCGGTCATCAGTCTTATGTTCACAAAATATTGACGGGTCGTGCCAATGAATTTGATACGCTTAGAAAATATCAAGGCTTATGTGGCTTTCCAAAAATGAATGAAAGTGAACATGATGTTTGGGAAACTGGTCACAGTTCAACATCGTTGTCTGCAGCGATGGGGATGGTATTAGCTAGGGATCTAAAGAAATCTAATGACATCATTATTCCAATCATTGGTGATGGTGCTATTACAGGTGGTATGGCTCTAGAAGCACTAAACCATATCGGTCATGAAAAGAAGGATATTCTTGTAGTTTTAAACGATAATGAGATGTCTATTGCACCGAATGTAGGTGCACTTCATAATGTTTTAGGACGGCTTAGAACAGCAGGTAAATACCATTGGGTAAAAGATGAATTAGAGATGCTGCTAAAGAAAATCCCATCAGTAGGAGGGAAACTTGCAACAACTGCAGAACGTGTCAAAGATAGCCTTAAGTACTTGCTTGTATCTGGAGTGTTTTTTGAGGAGTTAGGATTCACCTACTTAGGACCGGTAGATGGTCATAATTATGAAGATTTGTTCGAAAACCTTCATTATGCTAAAAAAACTGAAGGTCCAGTTCTTCTACATGTCATTACCAAAAAGGGGAAAGGCTATTATCCAGCAGAATCTGATAAAGTTGGTACATGGCACGGAACAGGGCCATATAAGATAGAAACTGGTGATTTAATAAAACCAGTGAATACGCCTCCATCTTGGAGTGGTTTAGTTAGTGAAACGGTTCGTAAATTAGCACGTAACGATGATAGGATTGTTGCTGTTACACCCGCAATGCCTGTAGGGTCGAAGTTAGAAGGCTTCGCTAGTGAATTTCCTGACCGTATGTATGATGTAGGAATCGCTGAACAGCATGCTGCCACGATGGCAGCTGGCTTAGCAACACAAGGGATGAAGCCTTTTTTAGCAATTTACTCTACATTCCTACAGAGAGCATATGACCAAGTCGTCCACGATATTTGCCGACAAAACTTAAATGTATTTTTAGGAATTGACCGTGCTGGTTTAGTAGGTGCTGATGGAGAAACACATCAAGGTGTATTTGACATTGCTTTTCTTCGTCATATTCCTAATATCGTGCTGATGATGCCAAAAGATGAGAATGAAGGCCAACATATGGTTCATACTGCAATACAGTATGATGACGGCCCAATTGCACTTCGTTTTCCACGAGGTAATGGGCTCGGTGTCACTTTAGACCAAAAATTGAATGCTATACCGATCGGCAGTTGGGAAATTCTTAAGGATGGATCAGATGCTGTTATATTAACATTCGGAACGACGATCGGAATGGCTTTAGAAGCGGCCGATATGTTAGCGAAAGAGAATGTTTCAGTACAAGTCGTTAACGCACGTTTTATCAAGCCTCTGGATGAAAAGATGTTAATAACAATATTAAAAAGAAAAATACCGATTGTAACAGTTGAAGAAGCTGTGTTGCAAGGTGGTTTTGGCAGTGCAATTCTAGAATTTGCGCACGACCAAACCTTTTATGGCGCGCATATTGAGAGAATGGGAATTCCAGATCGTTTTATAGAGCATGGGAGTGTAAAAGACTTATTAGCAGAAATTGGGCTGACCAGTGAAGCAGTCGCTGATAGAATAAGAAAAAGTATACCTAAAATTCAAAAAAGGGCATAA
- a CDS encoding TlyA family RNA methyltransferase: MKVKKERIDVLLVERGLAESREKAKRLIMAGLIYSNEIRLDKPGEKVDVTINLSVKGNDHPYVSRGGLKLEKALKYFDITVENKTIIDIGSSTGGFTDCALQNGARLSYAIDVGYNQLAWKLRQDKRVIVMERMNFRYIKSSDLTNGMPNFASIDVSFISLRLILPVLKTLLKENSDVVALVKPQFEAGKEFVGKKGIVRDKNVHLSVLNAIVQFADEHGYDVMDATFSPITGGDGNIEFLLHLKWRATDQKVEQFHPEVIEKVVENAHEELRKK; this comes from the coding sequence ATGAAAGTTAAGAAAGAACGAATAGACGTGTTATTAGTGGAACGTGGGTTAGCTGAGTCCAGAGAAAAAGCAAAACGCTTGATTATGGCAGGGTTAATTTATTCAAACGAAATTAGACTCGATAAACCTGGGGAAAAAGTCGATGTCACGATTAACTTATCTGTGAAGGGGAACGATCATCCATATGTTAGTCGAGGAGGATTAAAGCTTGAAAAAGCACTAAAATACTTTGATATAACTGTGGAAAATAAAACGATAATTGATATTGGTTCATCTACAGGAGGGTTTACTGATTGTGCTTTGCAAAATGGTGCAAGGCTATCCTATGCCATTGATGTAGGTTATAATCAATTGGCGTGGAAACTGAGACAGGATAAAAGAGTTATCGTTATGGAGAGAATGAACTTTCGTTATATTAAATCATCAGATTTAACGAATGGAATGCCAAATTTTGCATCAATAGATGTATCCTTTATCTCATTACGCTTAATACTCCCTGTACTTAAAACATTGCTTAAGGAAAATAGTGATGTAGTAGCACTTGTGAAACCTCAATTTGAAGCAGGTAAAGAATTCGTAGGCAAGAAGGGAATTGTCCGGGATAAAAATGTTCATTTATCAGTATTAAATGCAATTGTTCAATTTGCAGATGAGCATGGGTATGATGTTATGGATGCTACATTTTCTCCGATAACAGGTGGTGATGGGAATATTGAATTCCTTCTTCACCTTAAATGGCGTGCAACAGATCAGAAAGTTGAACAATTTCATCCTGAAGTTATTGAAAAAGTTGTAGAGAATGCACATGAGGAGTTAAGGAAAAAATAA
- the ahrC gene encoding transcriptional regulator AhrC/ArgR: MNKGQRHIRIRDIITNNEIETQDELVDILKEAGFNVTQATVSRDIKELHLVKVPTMDGRYKYSLPADQRFNPLQKLKRSLMDAFVGIDGASHLLVMKTLPGNAHAIGALIDNLDWEEILGTICGDDTCLIICRTPDDREIISQRFLDML; encoded by the coding sequence ATGAACAAGGGGCAAAGACATATTAGGATAAGGGATATCATTACTAATAATGAGATAGAGACACAGGATGAACTAGTTGACATACTGAAGGAAGCTGGTTTTAATGTAACACAGGCTACAGTATCTCGAGATATAAAAGAACTCCATCTAGTCAAGGTTCCAACCATGGATGGGAGATATAAATACAGCTTGCCAGCAGATCAACGTTTTAATCCGTTACAGAAATTAAAAAGATCATTAATGGATGCATTTGTTGGGATAGATGGCGCTAGTCATTTACTAGTAATGAAAACGTTACCTGGCAATGCTCATGCTATTGGTGCTCTAATAGATAACCTTGATTGGGAAGAAATATTAGGAACAATTTGTGGAGACGATACTTGCTTAATCATTTGTAGAACGCCCGATGATAGAGAGATCATATCTCAACGGTTTTTAGATATGCTGTAA